The sequence CTGTAAGATCATTGTGTAGATAGcgaaggatcttaaggatctcgtccaccttttggctcaagATTTCAATTTTCACAGGTTTATGAATTAACCTATGCCCATAGTTTTGAACCGTCCTTTATATTTCTctcagatcttgggagatcttcAAGTTATCCGACTCGAGTTCTTTCTAGTCAGTTCCGTTAATCATAATTTGTAGAATTATATTAGTGGAAATTACCCCTTCCGTTTCTGTTTGCTAGTAATCTACCATAGACTTCTATTGAATATATGGCTTTCACCGTATTTCTTGGTAGCACCTTCTCGATTTGGTGAATTCTCCAccattcttcttgttctttctcaATAAGAGGTTCAAGATCCGATTTTATGGCCTTCTTCAGAATTCCTAGGAcgaaattctttctttatttttccaagGTTTGGAAATATTCCTGATTGTCAATCGAACCTTGATTCGGTGTTTGGGGATAATTTCCTCCCTCTTTTAGAATTTCCATAAAGAAATaccattcttgatttttcagagtttgaaaatattccctattgtaactcgaactttcattcagttttattatcttaaagTCTCATCcgttaatgaaaaaatatctaaatgcaatagaaacatatattttttcaataaaactaAGCTCTGGTACCATTTTTGGCAGAGATGTGCAAAGAATATGCATTAGAATgcataataattgaaaatagacAGAAATGCCCATTTTAAAGCTagaaaagggtaaaattgttcaaaattcagtCAAATCCATGCAGAGTACTAAAATTGCGACCTTTTTGAGACTTACggaactaaaattgccagtcctaaagttataggaccaaGAACGCCACCCTCCTTTAATTACAagactaattttgcaattacCCCTTACCATAATATACGAAATACCCATGTGATGGCTATGACTCAACAGCCGTAgcaaagatgaaaatttttattcttttttgcaataaaaaaaattaaatcatatcaCAAAAGTCAATTTTTCGTAGCTAATACCCTCTGGCTACAATTTTGTCCATAGCGATGTATTTGCTACGTCAATCTTCCTTATGACAAAAGTTCATACTGAATTCATAGCAAAAAGCCGTTTGCTACGGATTTTAGCCTTTTACTATGATTTCTACATGATAGTTAAAAACTTTTTTCCCCTTATAGTGTGTGCAAAACACTTGTGCCCACCGTTCATTTATTGACAAAAGTTAGGTGGTGAAATTAAATGTGTTGAAGAAGTTAAATGCAATGTTGGGACCATCTTGAAATTCACTTATAGAGAATGGCATAAAGTGTTGGCCCCTATTGCTTATCtcagattaaaaatataattttttccttttttttttctcatcaaaacttaatttttccatatatttaaaatttacacattgattttttttttcaataagagGAGCTTCAAACACTTGATGCTAGTAATCACATGTATTCAATTTTCTGGTAGTAGGatgctttattaatatttgtaattgtttgCACAGCAATTTAGTTACAACAATCAAACTGTAAACAGAACTAAAAATAGATCTAAGGATATATTTCGATTATAGATCTCAATCCCAAAATAGGATAAATTCTATAACCTTGGAAGCCAGCACCAGAAAAGAGATTTGcccattctttttctttcctttcttttcctccAAGTAAAGTCATCATAATCATGTCAAATTGGAGTTGAGTTTCAACTGACTCAGTGTTGCTTCTCTCATCATCTACCACCATCTCGATCAGTATCACCTTTCCTCTCTTTCCATTGCTAGTTATTGCTTCTTTACATTTCTTCAGTATCTCAACACTTTTCTCATCGCTCCAATCATGAAGTATCCACTattgatacaaaaatattagcgaccatacttatatatttttccaaagTTTGAATTAGTAGAGTGAAGTAATTGCCGTCATGGCACGTCTTTCCTCcctacatataataaataattttttcacgctttaaaatttgatgtttaagtaattcttttgtttatgTCAGTATTTTCCGTCCAATTCTAGGAGAAGcttaaaattgtaaatcaagaatttttggGAAAACGATCAATGTGAATATTTCCTTGATCTTCTGTACgtataatttacttttcagAACTTTTGTGGGAATGTTagctgaaattaaaattaattgagttattaaacttttaattatttttctattaatttaactgaaatattacatgtaaattACTCGTGATGGGATAAATGGAAATCAAGTAAAAGAACAGAAATAAAGCACAATTTACCCTTTAGAAATATGTGAAATTCATGTGAGCTTACCTTGAGTAAAACTGCATCTGATGGGGGAATGTACTCGAACATATTTCCCTCAATATACTTCAAGTTCTTTGTCCCGTCCATTCCCGCAACAACCGGTGCAAGATCAAGCACTGTACAATGAATTTGTGGGAACGCCTCCGCTATGGCCTTGGCCAAAGTTCCAGTGCCTCCGCCGACGTCAACGAGAGAATCCAAACCCTCAAACACTTGCCTACAATCTCTGGTAATTACATCGGCCACTACTGAAGTATCACTTGCCATGCTTTGATCGAACAAATGACTGAACCCCGGATGCCGCTCTTTCAGCTCCCACAATGACATCCCATTATTAACGGTATGAAACGGTGTGGGGTTGTTAGCATCTTGGAACCATCTACTCCAATGGTGCATTGGATCCAGAAGGATTGGATGAATTTGGGATACATAAGGTTTCATGCTCATGGGATGATCTCCGACCAGAAGACGTGAAGCAGGTGTAAGGGAATAGCCCTCCTCATTAGAggaattgattttttctaatacaaaGAAGCCAGAGTGCACGAGGATTCGCATGAGACGATACATGCAATCGGCTTTGGCTTTGTCGACGCCAGGGAGAGCATCTACCAGTTCAAGGAGGGTCATGGGGCCGCCATGCTTGTGGATGACGTCGGGGATGCCCAGTTCAGTTGCACATTTTAGTGACATAGGGTTTATGCAGTTGAGCATCTGCTTCCAAATCTGAGCTTCGGCCTCAAGTAGCTCAAGAGATTGTTTTTGATTAACCATCTCCATATCTTGGATTCCTGATTGAAGTCTGATGATATATTATAATGGGTTGAGTAGAAAATGCAAGCGATGTATGAATATGTTATggtttgtaatatatatatatatatatatatatacacataaatacATCTAGTATGTcgtgattaattatatgtagggATAGTTTGATTTTCCATCCCTAACTTAGGCActagttaaattagttttactACCCCATATTGCAATCTCATCAATTTTGGTGTCTGATGTTtcttaaattcatcaaaatttatccCCTCCATTAATTGATCGTAAAACTAACGGATATATTGTACATGTTTTGGAGGGAGAAACAGTGGATAAAAAGCCAAATTTACAGCCTTACACATGGAAGAGGTTTGAGAGAGTTAATTTAGTGAACTAGTggagataattattttgtaaaaattattctttaactttagaaaaaaaactttaaacatattttgaaaaaaacatatcacattcattatattttttttcatatcacaatcatttatatattaaaaaatattgattatactaaaaaaataatgattattttatattagtaaatcTTTCTTTCACTATCacgtattattatataaaatatgttaataattaacttaaaatcattattattgaaaatattaatgagtATTTAAATGtagctttaaaaatatatatgataatatatttaatattttgtaaatgttGTAAACAAACAAGTTGTATTTTTGGCACAAGAATATCATCTAACTATGAGAATCAAGACGGTATTTATTAATGGACTAGGCAAGTATTTTTCAAACTCAaccaattacataattaacttAAGAATAatgtctttttatatatatctcaaaatttgaatagtTTAGGCTGTAAGTTACTCATgagtaaaatatgtttgattaagataagatattattttgagtatatgattaattgtgagataaaaaatataatgattataGTTAATGTGATACGTTGGGTAAAAtgtgtttgaaatatttttcttaattaagtaaagaaatattaattttccgACAAACAACAAACTTTTATGCTACTAAGAGgagatgaaattgaaaaatatactataagcaaccaaaattaaaaaaaattattcctaattacaattttaaaaaataattatctccagtaaaatttggaaattcatttattgtgataaaataataattcttgtcattgaatatataattagtgatgatattaaaatttgggaaaagtattattttagtccggtaagtatgcctaattttaattttagtccaataactatgtccatttttgtttaggtccagtaagttacgaaattgcttacttttagtcccctagcatattttcggacaattttacccctatgagtgcatgtGGATTGAAATTGCCTTTCAAATGTTGTATagaggtaaaattgtccgaaaatctgccaaaggattaaaagtaaacaatttcgtaagttactggacctcaacaaaaatgaacatagttatcggactaaaattaaaattaggcatacttaccggactaaaataatacttttccctaaaattttcattaaatattttgtatcgataattttctattttcttgtagtagtaaaaaataatttttgtctcctaatATTTTCTATCTCTTGCcataaatttctttctttctttttttttttttttgtttggatcaactttttctattttctctctcttgccCCACAATTTCTACAGCACATTTTCTCTCATTTAAGATTATCCACATGCCAATCATCTAGAGAAgcaatagaaaatgaaatagagGATCCCGTCGCCTATCAACCAATTTAACCCTTATTACAGCTCACCTTGACCACcaatgtttttgttatttttgattttttattttggtcccTATTAAAAGTTGGATGTCTTAAAGTATTTGTAGAGACTTCTGATAGAATAGAACCTCCCAAACCTATCTATACCTAATATCATccaaaaaatatgtaaacatACCCTATTCAAaccctaaaatatatatatttttttcacacaCCTCTTAATAGGcgataataaacaaaaactcAACCTTCAACCACCACAAACTTATGATATTCCacatctaaatttattgagtttaaatgTCTTGTAGGAAGGAGGTAGAAGGAAGTTGAGGCACTTTGCAACGCCGCATTTGAGGTAGCTTCTAACCCGAAACTTTTACTTTAATCAAGTCGTGATAAGATAGGTTATTTGTTAGTATCTAGAATATTTATACCTTCggaattatatatctaatttattaaaattttgaattcttggTGTAAAATGTTATAGCTAGTacgtatttatatatatgaattagaaattgtatttaataacGAATGAGTTTTTAAGGGGTTGTTATACTATTGGTTTTTATTGGTTTGTATTTAATAATGTTGGCGTTTTTGATGAAACAGTTTCTTGATATAGGGAAAAGTCATTGTATTCgtatattaaaacttttattttacaaagaatgttttctttatatgaAACCCTATTTAGttctcaaaatattcataaaatatcaaggatatttgtattgtattggattttataaaattgttatatttctgACAACTCCCattattaagaatatttgATCTACTTctaaatatcttttaattataaaaattattacagacAACCTTCGTATAATACCTATTAagtttaagaattttttggaaatttggataaatttataaaattctttgaGTTATACCATACAACAATGCTCTTTTCTGCATAACCTTACTCTTGAAATTGTACGATGCTTTAAtataaacattaattattttctttattaactAATTCAAATCCTAGGTAacatataaactttttatgatttttcctTGCATGATTGAATTGTAAATACTCATCAAGTAAACTATCAGTTTGTGTTGTAGTTATTCTTCAACTCGGATTTAGAAATTTTTACACTCATTTCTTCTACACGAATTTCGAATCCATAAGAACATTATGTTTGAATTAAGTTAAAAGTTTTTCATAGTTTGTTTCTCTAAGATTAATAGTTTGAAGGCATACTTTTTTAGCCTATACGATAAAACGGGTTCAGCCTGTAAACTGTGGGATCAAAAGTACAACAACCTCTATCGTGTGGgatcaaaaatacaattttcccCCATGGTCACCTAAGAAAATACATAAGACCTTGCAGGAAATCTAATCTGATAGTAGCAAGGTAGTTCTTAAAGATAGTTGTCCTTAAAGAGAAGGGTGGCGCTGTCCTATTCTGATCAAAGAGAAGGGCTTACCTATCCTAATAGTGGGAAGCTTTGAgctaataagttaataaatgaTCAATGAAGCCCGAGCATTTATGACAAGGTATTAACTTTTACTCATGTCGATACTCATAGCACGAGTATTCTAGTATCTAGAACTAATTCATacccaaaatatttattctaataGGTATGGATTTACGTCTGAgcttaattaatgtaataatataggGTTCGAGTTTAAGTAATAGGtatcataataattttcaatttgagtaTTATCCATCCATTGATAGGTCTAACTATTTCGTCACATAAATTTCAAGATCAAATGACGAAGGAATGTGGTCCTGGAATATGTTGCATTAATGTTACCTTGTGTAGTTACGTAAAGATTAAATTggggataattataattttgatcctcatatattattactaattcGTTTTCATCctctaaatatattaaaattctattttactCCTTCAACTTTTGAAATGTTAACAGTTTCGGTCCTTGTGTCTAATTAATGACCATTTCGCcctttcaaagaaaatatatagtcCAACTATCTTTCAGCTATACTCATGATcaggcccaacatgcttttgaaaataaagttaaacctctataaattcatatatatacttttttttaccATCTTGTTTTCGGAGTATTCTAAGTCCTAGTTCAATGTTGCTGATCCAAATCTATGGATCAATTGTTGGATAATGACGAAGGTTCAAGTTCAATGTTggataatgattttatttaaccgttATTAAAAGTATTGATTTAGCAcaatttttaagatttgataatttatattatagcgaaaatttatttatttattatttttaagcaGTGATACAATCTGCAACTATGATATGATGAGATTAGAACGGTCGGTTTTCTGAATTGAATGTGACTTACTGCGTTTAAGTTAAGCCACTGC comes from Sesamum indicum cultivar Zhongzhi No. 13 linkage group LG10, S_indicum_v1.0, whole genome shotgun sequence and encodes:
- the LOC105171975 gene encoding probable O-methyltransferase 3, encoding MEMVNQKQSLELLEAEAQIWKQMLNCINPMSLKCATELGIPDVIHKHGGPMTLLELVDALPGVDKAKADCMYRLMRILVHSGFFVLEKINSSNEEGYSLTPASRLLVGDHPMSMKPYVSQIHPILLDPMHHWSRWFQDANNPTPFHTVNNGMSLWELKERHPGFSHLFDQSMASDTSVVADVITRDCRQVFEGLDSLVDVGGGTGTLAKAIAEAFPQIHCTVLDLAPVVAGMDGTKNLKYIEGNMFEYIPPSDAVLLKWILHDWSDEKSVEILKKCKEAITSNGKRGKVILIEMVVDDERSNTESVETQLQFDMIMMTLLGGKERKEKEWANLFSGAGFQGYRIYPILGLRSIIEIYP